One segment of Acidimicrobiia bacterium DNA contains the following:
- a CDS encoding competence/damage-inducible protein A, translated as MIVEVLAVGTELLLGQIVNGNGAEIGSLLADAGLTHYRQGVVGDNLPRLTAAVAESVGRSDALVITGGLGPTQDDLTREALAVCAGVAMEFDEEHAERLRAIWARRGREMPETNLRQAEHPEGSVLIPNPKGTAPGLRMQIGSCWVFALPGVPEEMRPMLHSDVIPFLAARAGDDRGVIASRLLRTWGESESRIAVVLADLYEQGENPTLAFLASGGEIKLRLTARAETREEAARLIDPIDAEIRRRLGRMVFGADEDTVERIVLARCAERGWSLATAESATGGLVAAAITAVPGASETFRGSVVAYTRGAKEALLGVPAGLMDDHGLVSEETALAMAAGAAERLGADVVVAVTGSAGPDPLEHRPGTMVFAVRTPERAQARMLTFPGDRERVRAYSTTTALHLLRLAVTGEWWPN; from the coding sequence GTGATCGTCGAAGTCCTCGCCGTGGGCACCGAGCTCCTCTTGGGTCAGATCGTCAACGGCAACGGTGCGGAGATCGGCAGCCTCCTCGCCGACGCCGGGCTCACCCATTACCGGCAGGGCGTCGTCGGCGACAACCTGCCGCGCCTCACCGCGGCGGTGGCCGAGTCGGTCGGCCGCTCGGACGCCCTGGTGATCACCGGCGGTCTCGGCCCCACCCAGGACGATCTCACCCGTGAGGCCCTGGCGGTGTGCGCCGGGGTGGCGATGGAATTCGACGAGGAGCACGCTGAGCGCCTGCGGGCTATCTGGGCGCGGCGCGGCCGGGAAATGCCCGAAACCAACCTGCGTCAGGCCGAGCATCCCGAAGGATCGGTGCTGATCCCCAATCCGAAAGGGACCGCACCGGGACTGCGGATGCAGATCGGGTCTTGCTGGGTGTTCGCCCTTCCCGGGGTCCCCGAGGAGATGCGCCCGATGCTCCACTCCGACGTGATCCCCTTCCTCGCCGCCCGGGCGGGTGACGACCGCGGCGTCATCGCCAGCCGCCTGCTGCGGACCTGGGGTGAGTCGGAGTCGCGGATCGCGGTGGTCCTCGCCGACCTGTACGAGCAGGGTGAGAACCCGACGCTCGCCTTTCTCGCTTCGGGCGGGGAGATCAAGCTGCGGCTCACGGCCCGCGCCGAAACGAGAGAGGAAGCAGCGCGCCTCATCGATCCGATCGATGCCGAGATCCGCCGGCGTCTCGGTCGAATGGTCTTCGGGGCCGATGAGGACACTGTGGAGCGGATCGTCCTGGCCCGGTGCGCCGAGCGCGGCTGGTCGCTCGCCACTGCTGAGTCGGCGACCGGGGGCCTGGTGGCGGCGGCAATCACGGCGGTGCCCGGCGCCTCCGAAACGTTCCGTGGCTCGGTGGTGGCATACACCCGCGGTGCCAAGGAGGCGCTGCTCGGGGTGCCGGCCGGCCTGATGGACGATCACGGACTGGTCAGCGAGGAGACGGCCCTGGCGATGGCCGCAGGGGCTGCAGAGCGACTCGGGGCAGATGTCGTGGTAGCGGTGACCGGGTCGGCCGGGCCGGACCCGCTCGAACACCGGCCGGGGACCATGGTCTTCGCAGTGCGCACCCCCGAGCGGGCGCAGGCGCGAATGCTCACCTTCCCCGGGGATCGGGAGCGGGTCCGCGCCTACAGCACGACGACTGCACTCCATCTCCTGCGACTGGCGGTGACGGGGGAGTGGTGGCCGAACTGA
- the lexA gene encoding transcriptional repressor LexA, with amino-acid sequence MSPSDISDRQKQILELIYETVQRRGYPPSVREIGEAVGLSSPSTVHSHLSALVEGGYLRRDATKPRAIEVIDTGGDGELRRAPVRDVPLVGRIAAGSPMLAEEDIEEIFPLPTELVGNEPVIMLRVQGDSMINAGIFDGDLVVVRRQPDARNGELVAALINGEEATVKRFRREGDRVLLIAENPAYEPIVLTSGVEIVGKVVAVLRTVK; translated from the coding sequence ATGTCCCCGAGCGACATAAGCGATCGCCAGAAGCAGATTCTCGAGCTCATCTACGAGACGGTGCAGCGTCGGGGCTATCCCCCATCCGTACGGGAGATCGGGGAGGCCGTCGGTCTCAGCTCGCCCTCCACCGTCCACAGTCACCTTTCGGCCCTGGTGGAGGGCGGATACCTCCGCCGCGATGCCACCAAGCCGCGCGCCATCGAAGTCATCGACACCGGCGGTGACGGCGAACTGCGCCGCGCCCCGGTACGCGATGTCCCCCTCGTTGGGCGAATCGCCGCCGGCTCTCCGATGCTCGCCGAGGAGGACATCGAGGAGATCTTCCCGCTGCCCACCGAGCTGGTCGGCAACGAGCCTGTCATCATGCTGCGGGTCCAGGGCGACTCGATGATCAACGCGGGGATCTTCGACGGCGACCTCGTCGTCGTGCGACGCCAGCCCGACGCCCGGAACGGCGAACTGGTGGCCGCCCTGATCAACGGCGAAGAAGCCACCGTCAAGCGATTCCGCCGTGAGGGCGACCGGGTGCTACTGATCGCCGAGAACCCTGCCTACGAACCGATCGTGCTCACCAGCGGCGTCGAGATCGTGGGGAAGGTCGTCGCGGTCCTGCGAACGGTGAAGTAA
- the rny gene encoding ribonuclease Y: protein MATAVIGSIAGIVALGAGILIGRWLQRRSLGRAATTADLLVRDARTSSQRMLERAEEEARAKAETYREREEATLEHRRVEIESQEERIIQREATLEQRASNLAQRETLILDRERDVSSSRRDVEALREEARAALEALAGVDARAAKEELLHRVEDEARRDAMVLMRDMETKAREEADRRARRILATAVQRLASEVVAETTVSTVALPSDDMKGRIIGRDGRNIRAFESVTGVNIIVDDTPEAVAISAFDPVRREVARIALERLIADGRIHPSSIEDAYEKALAEVEQGVRDAGEWALLEVGVSRVHPEIVTLLGRLKYRLSYGQNVLHHLIESAKVAGMLAAEIGINPEEAKRAAFLHDIGKAVSHELGGSHALVGAEIARRFGEDPAIVHGIEAHHNEVEPRTLTAVVVQAADAVSASRPGARREAVDSYVRRLEQLEAIAMEFDGVERVYAMQAGREVRVVVDPGSVDDLGAHDLARRISKRFEEDLQYPGQIRVTVIRELRATDFAR, encoded by the coding sequence ATGGCCACCGCGGTGATCGGTTCGATCGCCGGGATCGTGGCGCTCGGCGCCGGGATTCTCATAGGCCGCTGGCTTCAGCGAAGAAGCCTGGGCCGGGCCGCGACGACGGCCGACCTATTGGTTCGCGACGCCCGCACCTCCTCACAGCGGATGCTGGAACGGGCCGAAGAGGAGGCCCGCGCCAAGGCAGAGACCTATCGCGAGCGCGAAGAGGCGACTCTCGAGCATCGTCGCGTCGAGATCGAATCTCAGGAGGAGCGGATCATCCAGCGCGAGGCGACCCTCGAACAGCGTGCCTCGAATCTTGCGCAGCGCGAGACCCTGATCCTTGACCGCGAGCGCGACGTGTCGTCATCGCGCCGCGACGTCGAGGCGCTTCGTGAGGAGGCACGGGCCGCGCTGGAAGCGCTCGCCGGCGTCGATGCGCGCGCTGCGAAGGAAGAGTTGCTGCATCGGGTCGAAGACGAGGCACGCCGCGATGCGATGGTTCTCATGCGCGACATGGAGACCAAGGCTCGAGAAGAGGCCGACCGGCGAGCCCGACGCATTCTTGCCACCGCGGTGCAACGGCTTGCGTCGGAAGTGGTAGCCGAGACGACCGTATCGACCGTCGCCCTGCCGTCGGACGACATGAAGGGCCGCATCATCGGGCGGGACGGTCGCAACATCCGCGCTTTCGAGTCGGTCACCGGGGTGAACATCATCGTCGACGACACCCCCGAGGCGGTCGCCATCTCGGCGTTCGACCCGGTGCGGCGTGAAGTGGCCCGAATCGCCCTCGAACGCCTCATCGCCGACGGTCGCATCCACCCATCATCGATCGAGGACGCCTACGAGAAGGCCTTGGCGGAGGTGGAGCAGGGAGTGCGCGATGCCGGCGAGTGGGCGCTGCTGGAGGTCGGGGTCTCCCGGGTACATCCCGAGATCGTCACACTGCTCGGCCGGCTCAAATACCGGCTCTCGTACGGACAGAACGTGCTCCACCACCTCATCGAGTCGGCAAAGGTGGCGGGGATGCTGGCGGCGGAGATCGGTATCAATCCAGAAGAGGCGAAGCGGGCGGCCTTCCTCCACGATATCGGGAAGGCCGTCAGTCACGAGTTGGGCGGCTCTCACGCGCTGGTGGGCGCCGAGATCGCCCGCCGGTTCGGTGAAGACCCGGCGATTGTCCACGGCATCGAGGCCCACCACAACGAAGTCGAGCCCCGAACCCTTACCGCGGTGGTGGTGCAGGCGGCGGACGCCGTGTCTGCCAGCCGCCCCGGAGCCCGTCGCGAGGCGGTCGACTCCTACGTTCGTCGTCTCGAGCAGCTCGAGGCGATCGCCATGGAGTTCGACGGGGTCGAGCGGGTGTACGCGATGCAGGCCGGACGCGAGGTGAGAGTGGTGGTCGATCCCGGATCGGTGGACGATCTCGGCGCTCACGATCTCGCCCGGCGAATCTCCAAGCGGTTCGAAGAGGACCTTCAGTATCCGGGTCAGATCCGGGTAACGGTCATCCGCGAGCTGCGCGCCACCGATTTCGCCCGATGA
- the miaB gene encoding tRNA (N6-isopentenyl adenosine(37)-C2)-methylthiotransferase MiaB translates to MTTVELGIPVVRERRVPTRTGRRYLVRTFGCQMNEHDSERIGGLFEADGMVPAAGLADADVVMINTCCIRENADNRLYGNLGQLKAVKDERPGMRILVGGCLAQKDREVVQAKAPWVDVVFGTHNLHRVITLLDHAEEWGPVTEIWDETASIDDVPSTLPAHREVPHSAWVTITIGCNNGCTFCIVPIVRGKEISRRPGDVVREVRDLVADGVVEVTLLGQNVNSYGRDLAIDGRRRPIFADLLRRVGEIEGIRRIRFTSPHPKDIKQDVLEAMAETPAVCEQLHLPLQSGSARILRAMQRGYTPDRFIEKLRAAEATIPGLATSTDVIVGFPGETEDDFQRTLDVVAEARFDGAYMFIYSPRPGTPAADMDGQVDPAVASARFTRLADLQRQVSLEKNQALVGSTVEGLVEGPSRKDPGVVTARTRTNKVLHVPGEHAPGSFLDAVVERAAPSHLVGRVAT, encoded by the coding sequence ATGACCACCGTCGAACTCGGTATCCCCGTGGTGCGCGAGCGTCGCGTTCCGACGCGCACCGGGCGCCGGTACCTGGTGCGGACCTTCGGCTGTCAAATGAACGAGCACGATTCCGAACGCATTGGAGGGCTGTTCGAAGCCGATGGGATGGTTCCCGCCGCCGGGCTCGCCGATGCCGACGTGGTGATGATCAACACCTGCTGTATCCGCGAGAACGCCGACAACCGCCTCTATGGGAACCTCGGTCAACTCAAGGCGGTGAAGGACGAACGCCCCGGCATGCGGATCCTGGTGGGTGGGTGCCTCGCCCAGAAGGATCGAGAGGTCGTTCAGGCAAAGGCGCCGTGGGTGGATGTGGTCTTCGGTACGCACAACCTCCATCGGGTGATCACCCTCCTCGATCACGCCGAGGAGTGGGGCCCGGTCACCGAGATCTGGGACGAGACCGCCTCGATCGACGATGTGCCGTCCACCCTGCCGGCCCACCGGGAGGTTCCGCATTCGGCCTGGGTGACGATCACGATCGGGTGCAACAACGGGTGCACCTTCTGCATCGTGCCGATCGTCCGGGGCAAGGAGATCTCGCGGCGTCCGGGCGACGTCGTCCGCGAGGTGCGCGATCTGGTTGCCGACGGGGTGGTCGAGGTGACCCTTCTCGGCCAGAACGTCAACTCCTACGGGCGGGACCTGGCGATCGATGGCCGCCGCCGTCCGATCTTCGCCGACCTGCTGCGGCGAGTGGGCGAGATCGAAGGGATCCGGCGGATCCGGTTCACCAGCCCGCACCCCAAGGACATCAAGCAGGATGTGCTCGAGGCGATGGCCGAGACACCTGCGGTGTGCGAGCAACTCCATCTGCCCCTTCAGAGCGGCAGCGCCCGGATCCTGCGGGCGATGCAACGCGGCTACACCCCGGATCGTTTCATCGAGAAGCTGCGGGCCGCCGAGGCGACGATTCCCGGCCTGGCGACCTCCACCGACGTCATCGTGGGGTTCCCCGGCGAGACGGAGGATGACTTCCAGCGGACACTCGATGTGGTGGCCGAAGCCCGCTTCGACGGTGCCTACATGTTCATCTACTCGCCCCGACCGGGGACCCCTGCAGCCGACATGGACGGGCAGGTCGACCCCGCAGTGGCGTCCGCGCGGTTCACCCGGTTGGCCGATCTGCAGCGCCAGGTGTCGCTGGAGAAGAACCAGGCGTTGGTGGGCAGCACGGTCGAGGGTCTCGTCGAGGGTCCTTCGAGGAAGGATCCTGGAGTGGTGACGGCGAGGACGAGGACCAACAAGGTCTTGCACGTTCCCGGTGAGCACGCCCCAGGGTCCTTTCTTGACGCCGTCGTCGAGCGTGCCGCCCCCAGCCACCTGGTCGGGCGGGTGGCGACCTGA
- the thpR gene encoding RNA 2',3'-cyclic phosphodiesterase: MVAELMRVFVAVPLDEETRHRLAHVVAERVPEIPGGAVDPQKWHLTLRFLGEVGEVEVDRIRHSLDTADLGGPFSVTWGGLGAFPRPARASVLWVGVPRGADELRSLWMATELALEDAGFPPEDRPFRPHLTIARIRPPEDVSLVVGGEPLANVPMKVDRITLFQSRLGRGGASYSIVDEFAL; this comes from the coding sequence GTGGTGGCCGAACTGATGCGGGTGTTCGTGGCGGTCCCCCTCGATGAGGAGACCCGCCACCGGCTGGCCCATGTGGTGGCCGAGCGGGTTCCCGAGATTCCGGGCGGCGCCGTCGACCCGCAGAAATGGCATCTCACCTTGCGCTTCCTCGGTGAGGTCGGCGAGGTCGAGGTAGACCGGATTCGACACTCGCTCGACACGGCCGACCTGGGCGGTCCGTTCAGCGTGACCTGGGGTGGGTTGGGGGCGTTTCCCCGTCCGGCACGCGCCTCGGTGTTGTGGGTGGGAGTCCCTCGGGGCGCCGACGAGTTGCGCTCTCTGTGGATGGCGACGGAACTGGCTCTCGAGGATGCCGGATTTCCTCCCGAGGATCGTCCCTTCCGCCCCCACCTAACGATCGCCCGGATTCGGCCGCCCGAGGACGTGAGCCTGGTGGTTGGTGGCGAGCCGTTGGCCAACGTCCCCATGAAAGTCGACCGAATCACCCTCTTCCAGAGCCGCCTGGGACGGGGAGGCGCCAGCTATTCGATAGTGGACGAGTTCGCCCTCTGA
- a CDS encoding LysM peptidoglycan-binding domain-containing protein: MTISANTRTRVVVLLTSVAVALALLLAVAVAARAEGPTVASHDEISFVTHTVRVGDTLWDIAMVHAPEDSDVRDFVFDLKAVNGLETSSIQPGQVLRIPVP, encoded by the coding sequence ATGACGATCTCCGCCAATACCCGCACCAGGGTCGTGGTTCTCCTCACCTCGGTCGCCGTGGCGCTGGCCCTCCTGCTCGCTGTCGCCGTTGCCGCTCGCGCCGAGGGGCCAACGGTCGCCTCGCACGACGAAATCAGCTTCGTCACCCATACGGTTCGGGTTGGCGACACTTTGTGGGATATCGCCATGGTTCACGCTCCCGAGGATTCCGACGTTCGTGACTTCGTTTTCGACCTGAAAGCAGTGAACGGCCTCGAGACGAGCAGCATTCAGCCGGGCCAGGTGCTCCGGATCCCGGTCCCCTAG
- the miaA gene encoding tRNA (adenosine(37)-N6)-dimethylallyltransferase MiaA, with protein MKVGAILGPTAAGKSDVALLVAERLGAEIVSVDSMQVYRGMDIGTAKPAAGEVARVPHHMIDIVDPEVAFSVAEFQVRGRLAMAEIEGRGARVLIVGGSGLHFRSLVDPLEFPPTDESLREVIEGMSAEEATAELLAADSEAGVWVDLSNPRRVIRALEIHRLTGLTPTARATAPTADAVREYRPEIPVAVVGVDPGEQLPARVERRLDRMIEGGLLDEVDGLRGRLGPTAATAVGYREMMRVVEGEWDLATARRRAIDATTALARRQRTYHRRDPRIDWLGWQDDPALLAETAVASLEGAGWTS; from the coding sequence CTGAAGGTCGGGGCGATTCTCGGCCCCACTGCGGCCGGTAAGAGCGATGTCGCCCTGCTCGTCGCCGAGCGGCTCGGCGCGGAGATCGTCTCGGTAGACAGCATGCAGGTCTATCGGGGCATGGACATCGGGACCGCCAAGCCGGCGGCCGGCGAGGTCGCCCGTGTGCCGCATCACATGATCGACATCGTCGATCCGGAGGTGGCCTTCTCCGTGGCCGAGTTTCAGGTGCGCGGACGTCTGGCGATGGCCGAGATCGAGGGTCGGGGAGCTCGGGTCCTGATCGTGGGTGGCAGCGGGCTGCACTTCAGGTCGCTGGTGGATCCGCTGGAGTTTCCTCCGACGGACGAGAGCCTGCGGGAGGTCATCGAGGGCATGTCGGCCGAGGAGGCAACCGCGGAACTGCTCGCGGCTGATTCGGAAGCAGGGGTGTGGGTCGATCTGAGCAACCCGCGCCGGGTGATCCGCGCCCTGGAGATCCACCGGCTCACCGGGTTGACGCCTACGGCCCGGGCGACTGCGCCAACTGCCGATGCCGTCCGGGAGTATCGGCCCGAGATCCCGGTGGCCGTGGTGGGTGTCGATCCGGGGGAGCAGCTTCCCGCCCGGGTGGAGCGGCGGCTCGACCGGATGATCGAGGGCGGTCTGCTCGACGAAGTCGATGGCTTGCGCGGCCGGTTAGGCCCCACCGCCGCCACCGCGGTCGGGTACCGCGAGATGATGCGGGTGGTCGAGGGGGAGTGGGACCTGGCCACCGCTCGCAGGCGGGCGATCGACGCCACTACCGCGCTGGCGCGGCGCCAGCGCACCTATCACCGGCGCGACCCGAGGATCGACTGGCTGGGGTGGCAAGATGACCCCGCTTTGCTTGCCGAGACGGCGGTGGCGAGCCTCGAGGGGGCCGGATGGACTTCGTGA
- the recA gene encoding recombinase RecA, translating to MERDKSLEMALSQIERQFGKGAIMRLGTDNIVKIEAIPTGALSLDLALGIGGVPRGRIVEIYGPESSGKTTLALHIAAEAQRNGGIAAFIDAEHALDPSYASALGVDVDELLISQPDTGEQALEITDMLIRSGSLDVIIIDSVAALTPRAEIEGEMGDTHMGLQARLMSQALRKLAGSINRSHTTAIFINQIREKIGVLFGSPETTPGGRALKFYSSVRIEVRRIQTIKDGQESIGNRVVAKVVKNKVASPFRKAEFDIMFGTGISREGSLLDVAVEQDVVRKSGAWYTYEDDQLGQGRENAKRFLKENPEVAMQLQARVLEAVGLAGKVMESFDEDDVESDDETVAPAKTKGSVEKISIDDIPED from the coding sequence GTGGAACGAGACAAGTCCCTCGAGATGGCCCTCTCGCAGATCGAGCGCCAGTTCGGCAAGGGCGCGATCATGCGGCTCGGCACCGACAACATCGTGAAGATCGAGGCGATCCCGACGGGTGCCCTGTCGCTCGACCTCGCATTGGGTATCGGAGGCGTTCCCCGCGGTCGGATCGTCGAGATATACGGACCTGAGAGCAGCGGAAAGACGACCCTCGCGCTCCACATCGCCGCCGAAGCCCAGCGCAACGGGGGTATTGCCGCCTTCATCGATGCCGAGCACGCTCTCGATCCGAGCTACGCCTCGGCCCTTGGGGTCGATGTGGACGAGTTGCTGATCTCGCAGCCAGACACCGGGGAGCAGGCCCTGGAGATCACCGACATGCTGATCCGTTCGGGCTCGCTCGACGTGATCATCATCGACTCGGTGGCCGCCCTCACCCCCCGGGCCGAGATCGAAGGCGAGATGGGCGACACCCACATGGGCCTCCAGGCCCGCCTGATGTCGCAGGCGCTGCGCAAGTTGGCCGGCTCGATCAACCGCTCACACACCACCGCCATCTTCATCAACCAGATCCGCGAGAAGATCGGCGTCCTATTTGGTTCTCCCGAAACAACCCCCGGTGGTCGCGCCCTGAAGTTCTATTCGTCGGTGCGGATCGAGGTCCGTCGTATCCAGACGATCAAGGACGGCCAGGAATCGATCGGCAACCGGGTGGTCGCCAAGGTGGTCAAGAACAAGGTGGCTTCGCCCTTCCGCAAGGCCGAGTTCGACATCATGTTCGGCACCGGCATCTCCCGGGAGGGAAGCCTCCTCGACGTGGCGGTGGAGCAGGACGTGGTCCGTAAGAGCGGCGCCTGGTACACGTACGAGGACGATCAGCTGGGCCAGGGTCGGGAGAACGCCAAGCGCTTCCTCAAGGAGAACCCGGAGGTCGCCATGCAACTCCAGGCCCGAGTGCTCGAGGCGGTCGGTCTCGCCGGCAAGGTGATGGAGTCGTTCGACGAGGATGATGTGGAATCCGACGACGAGACCGTCGCCCCGGCGAAAACCAAGGGTTCGGTGGAGAAAATCTCCATCGACGACATTCCGGAAGACTGA
- the rimO gene encoding 30S ribosomal protein S12 methylthiotransferase RimO, translated as MKAAPSVWLTTLGCAKNQVDSDKLEARLGESGYVFAESPETADVVMVNTCAFIEAARRESIDTILEHADRKRADASLVVLGCMAQRYQAELAESLPEADAVLGMERYGELIADLDRLTGWSPLRLRISPMDILYEVRRPTPTTPYAYVKVAEGCDKTCSFCAIPQFRGKQRSRPPVGIREEIAGLAAAGVGEIVLVAQDLAAYGRDIEAPGGIVDLLRFVSDVGGLRALRLLYLYPREITPALIEEMTSNPVVTQYFDLSLQHASGRLLRAMRRPGDGARHLELIRQIRQAAPDAAFRSSFIVGFPGETEADVDLLEQFLVDAELDWAGFFPYSAEEGTPAADLLDQVEGVEAAERTRRLQEVQEEITARLGAEQIGRVLDVVVDQVEDGTPVARSYREAPEIDGVVLLDRGSPGEWLRARVTATYGSDLMAEVV; from the coding sequence GTGAAGGCCGCCCCGTCCGTCTGGCTCACCACGCTCGGCTGCGCCAAGAACCAGGTCGATTCCGACAAGCTCGAAGCGCGGCTCGGCGAATCCGGATATGTCTTTGCCGAGTCACCGGAGACCGCCGACGTGGTCATGGTCAACACCTGCGCCTTCATCGAGGCGGCCCGGCGCGAGTCGATCGACACGATCCTCGAGCATGCCGATCGGAAGCGTGCCGACGCCAGCCTGGTCGTCTTGGGCTGCATGGCCCAGCGCTACCAGGCGGAACTCGCCGAATCCCTGCCTGAAGCCGATGCCGTGCTCGGCATGGAGCGGTATGGGGAGTTGATCGCCGACCTCGACCGGCTCACCGGCTGGTCGCCGCTGCGGCTGCGGATCAGCCCGATGGACATCCTCTACGAGGTGCGCCGGCCCACTCCCACCACGCCTTATGCATACGTGAAGGTGGCGGAGGGTTGCGACAAGACCTGTTCGTTCTGCGCCATCCCCCAGTTCCGCGGCAAGCAGCGCTCGCGGCCGCCGGTGGGGATCCGGGAGGAGATCGCCGGCTTGGCCGCCGCCGGGGTGGGGGAGATCGTGCTCGTGGCACAAGATCTGGCGGCGTATGGGCGGGACATCGAAGCCCCCGGTGGGATCGTCGATCTGCTGCGATTCGTGTCGGATGTCGGCGGCCTGCGAGCGCTTCGGCTGCTCTATCTGTATCCCCGCGAGATCACGCCGGCGCTGATCGAAGAGATGACCTCGAACCCGGTCGTGACGCAGTATTTCGACCTCAGCCTGCAGCACGCGTCGGGCCGCCTGCTGCGGGCGATGCGCCGACCCGGCGACGGTGCCCGCCACCTCGAGCTGATCCGGCAGATCCGCCAGGCGGCTCCCGATGCCGCCTTCCGGTCGTCGTTCATCGTCGGGTTCCCCGGGGAGACGGAGGCAGATGTCGACCTGCTCGAGCAGTTCCTGGTCGACGCCGAACTCGACTGGGCGGGATTCTTCCCCTATTCGGCGGAGGAGGGGACTCCGGCGGCCGACCTGCTCGATCAGGTCGAGGGCGTGGAAGCCGCCGAACGGACCCGCCGGCTGCAGGAGGTGCAGGAGGAGATCACCGCTCGCCTCGGCGCCGAGCAGATCGGTCGGGTACTGGATGTGGTCGTCGACCAGGTGGAGGACGGCACGCCGGTGGCGCGGTCGTATCGAGAAGCGCCCGAGATCGACGGGGTGGTGCTGCTCGACCGCGGATCCCCCGGCGAGTGGCTGCGCGCCCGGGTCACCGCTACTTACGGATCGGACCTGATGGCGGAGGTCGTGTGA
- the nrdR gene encoding transcriptional regulator NrdR: MRCPYCSAEDTRVVDSRPAEGGSAIRRRRACEVCANRFTTYERRESSLTVRKRDGRIEPFVPEKVRAGVANAVAGREVPPGAIDALVGEIEAFVEAEGESATDEIGRRVLEALRHLDEVAYLRFASVYKDFEGASDFEREMAALEDPG; encoded by the coding sequence ATGCGATGCCCCTATTGCTCGGCCGAGGACACCAGGGTCGTCGACAGTCGTCCCGCTGAAGGCGGGTCGGCCATCCGCCGCCGCCGGGCGTGCGAGGTGTGCGCCAACCGATTCACCACCTATGAGCGGCGGGAGAGCAGTCTCACGGTGCGCAAGCGGGATGGCCGCATCGAGCCCTTCGTCCCCGAGAAGGTACGGGCGGGGGTGGCGAACGCGGTCGCCGGTCGGGAGGTTCCCCCAGGGGCCATCGACGCCCTCGTGGGCGAGATCGAGGCCTTCGTCGAGGCCGAAGGCGAATCGGCAACCGACGAGATCGGCCGGCGGGTGCTCGAAGCGCTCCGCCATCTCGACGAGGTGGCCTATCTCCGATTTGCCTCGGTATACAAGGACTTCGAGGGGGCCAGCGACTTCGAGCGAGAGATGGCCGCCCTCGAGGACCCGGGCTGA
- the dapF gene encoding diaminopimelate epimerase produces MDFVKMEGLGNDFVVFGGPFDPSPAQVADWCDRRRGIGADGVLVVTPVDAGTVSMGYWNADGSAAEMCGNGLRCVALYAVTHGMVPGPEVTVDTPVGPRSTVVRDGTVRAQLGPVAVSGDPVELIGYRLERVDVGNPHAVAFVSDTGAVPVGAAGPLVEGDPAFPDRTNVEFATVVAPDRIDLRVWERGVGETLACGTGAAATVAAAIHRGLTDPKVTVMLPGGPLLVEIIEGEAWIEGPAREVFSGTIVFPRLPGGVPRRGEGGS; encoded by the coding sequence ATGGACTTCGTGAAGATGGAGGGCCTGGGCAACGACTTCGTCGTCTTCGGTGGCCCATTCGACCCATCTCCGGCGCAGGTGGCTGATTGGTGCGACCGCCGGCGCGGGATCGGAGCCGATGGGGTCCTGGTGGTGACTCCGGTGGACGCCGGGACCGTGTCCATGGGCTACTGGAACGCCGATGGATCGGCCGCCGAAATGTGCGGGAACGGCTTGCGGTGTGTCGCCCTATATGCGGTGACGCACGGGATGGTCCCCGGCCCCGAAGTGACGGTCGACACCCCGGTCGGGCCGAGGAGCACCGTGGTGCGAGACGGGACCGTCCGCGCCCAACTCGGCCCGGTTGCGGTCTCCGGTGACCCGGTGGAACTGATCGGCTATCGGCTGGAGCGGGTCGACGTCGGGAATCCCCATGCCGTCGCCTTCGTCTCCGACACCGGGGCGGTGCCCGTCGGCGCCGCCGGCCCCCTGGTCGAAGGCGATCCAGCGTTCCCCGACCGCACCAATGTGGAGTTCGCCACGGTCGTCGCTCCGGACCGAATCGACCTCCGGGTGTGGGAGCGGGGAGTGGGCGAGACCCTCGCCTGCGGCACCGGTGCCGCCGCCACGGTGGCAGCCGCCATCCACCGCGGCCTGACCGATCCCAAGGTGACCGTGATGCTCCCCGGTGGCCCACTGCTGGTGGAGATCATCGAAGGCGAAGCCTGGATCGAAGGCCCCGCCCGCGAGGTCTTCTCAGGAACGATCGTCTTCCCCCGGCTTCCGGGGGGAGTACCCCGAAGGGGGGAGGGGGGCAGCTGA